One region of Tumebacillus amylolyticus genomic DNA includes:
- a CDS encoding M4 family metallopeptidase, with translation MKNKALAPLLFSAALFLPATSALADDSLHIEKNESGHVHSLWSSTGSLGKFSGSSESQRAMNALRLLGETYGFQNPEELFSYEGRTLDEYGITHQRLQPRLNNLPVYGRQVLLHEKGDRLIGVTGFCEPLTPNTESPMITETDALEKAAAAVHFTGSTDELKAELVYDPANDGNAYLAYVVHLNWMGDDPGRWTVLIDAVDGSVISSVNNVERVASKLQNGVYYLIDETRPFFERNGSTIRTYTFQGGTQSESMVRDLDNNWDSANQAVAVSAQDNAGIVYDYFLKHFHRNSYDDRGSSMISAVQFGGKDVGAFWDGTRVVYGDRAPLDVAAHEWTHAVIDSTAGLLYKGQSGALSESWADVMACVIEGKNWTIGEDLKSGGLRTLSDELDLNRIQEQSQQSLLAHSDEGYVIAHGGGTDTNPIHQLTGDTPNTGSDPTPNPNDQQNQNSQGNSDSQANSDSQGNSDSQGNSDSQDNSDSQDNSDSQDNSDSQDNTDSQDETPAPLPHPSVHEPVIDVHAYAAIPNRAFYNFATALQSREKAGLVWYLALRDYMTPDSDFSTARAATLQACSVVYGADSAAVRDLAAAWSAVGVE, from the coding sequence TGGCAAATTCAGCGGGTCCTCGGAATCGCAGCGAGCGATGAACGCTCTGCGACTTCTCGGGGAGACGTATGGCTTCCAGAACCCGGAGGAGCTGTTTTCTTATGAGGGTCGTACGCTTGACGAATACGGGATCACGCACCAACGGCTGCAACCGCGTTTGAACAACCTCCCCGTTTATGGACGTCAGGTCTTGTTGCATGAAAAAGGCGACCGCTTGATCGGCGTCACCGGTTTTTGCGAGCCTTTGACCCCCAACACCGAGTCCCCCATGATCACAGAAACGGACGCATTGGAAAAAGCGGCCGCGGCCGTTCACTTCACCGGCTCGACCGACGAGTTGAAAGCGGAACTCGTGTACGACCCGGCCAACGACGGCAACGCCTATCTCGCGTATGTGGTGCATCTCAATTGGATGGGAGATGATCCGGGGCGGTGGACGGTGTTGATTGATGCCGTGGACGGGTCGGTCATCTCCTCTGTGAACAATGTTGAGCGGGTCGCTTCGAAGTTGCAGAACGGCGTTTATTATTTAATAGATGAAACTCGTCCTTTCTTCGAGCGAAATGGGTCGACGATTCGGACGTATACGTTCCAAGGCGGGACGCAATCGGAGTCGATGGTGCGCGATCTCGACAACAACTGGGACAGTGCCAATCAAGCGGTTGCCGTGTCTGCGCAGGACAATGCAGGGATTGTGTATGACTACTTTTTGAAGCATTTCCATCGTAATTCTTACGATGATCGGGGAAGTTCGATGATCTCTGCCGTGCAATTTGGCGGCAAGGATGTGGGAGCATTTTGGGACGGAACGCGGGTCGTCTATGGGGATCGCGCGCCGTTGGATGTCGCGGCTCATGAATGGACGCATGCCGTGATCGATTCTACGGCAGGCCTGCTGTACAAGGGGCAGTCCGGAGCGTTGAGTGAGTCGTGGGCGGATGTGATGGCGTGTGTGATCGAGGGCAAAAACTGGACGATCGGGGAAGATCTGAAGTCGGGCGGGTTGCGTACGCTGTCCGACGAGCTTGACCTGAACCGGATTCAAGAACAATCCCAGCAGAGCCTGCTCGCTCACTCCGACGAAGGCTACGTCATCGCACACGGCGGTGGAACCGACACCAATCCAATCCATCAACTCACAGGCGACACTCCCAATACAGGTTCCGACCCGACGCCCAACCCGAACGACCAGCAAAACCAAAACTCCCAAGGCAACTCAGACTCCCAAGCCAACTCAGACTCCCAAGGCAACTCAGACTCCCAAGGCAACTCAGACTCCCAAGACAACTCAGACTCCCAAGACAACTCAGACTCCCAAGACAACTCAGACTCCCAGGACAATACGGACTCTCAGGACGAGACGCCTGCGCCGTTGCCGCATCCTAGTGTCCATGAGCCTGTGATCGACGTGCATGCCTATGCAGCCATCCCGAACCGGGCCTTTTACAATTTTGCAACCGCACTTCAATCTCGTGAAAAAGCCGGCCTCGTCTGGTACCTCGCCCTGCGCGATTACATGACGCCCGACAGCGACTTTTCCACCGCCCGCGCAGCCACCCTCCAAGCTTGCTCCGTCGTCTACGGCGCTGACTCTGCCGCCGTTCGCGACCTCGCCGCCGCTTGGAGCGCAGTCGGTGTCGAATAG